From the genome of Capsicum annuum cultivar UCD-10X-F1 chromosome 4, UCD10Xv1.1, whole genome shotgun sequence:
CGTTCGGTCGCTTTCCAGCTGTGGAAATACATTCTATGAGTGATGGGAGAACGGGATCTTCATCAGATCTCTCTTTCGCTACTCATTCATCTGCAAGCTTGTCACCAGTCTCAGATAAAAAGACGGATTTTAAAACTACAGAGTTAGCGGAGCGACCCCCGATCAGCGATCTTCCAAAGAAGAGTCGATCTTGTTCTCATACGGGTGATGAATCGGCTAAGGAATCCAGTTCGTCAGATAAAGATGCTAGTTCCTGTATTGGAGTCGATCCAGCAAAAGCTTCCGCTGAGCCAACTGATAACTTCAACTATTCAAGTTGTCCTTTCAAGAAGTGCAGAACCAGCGATCAGAATCAGTTACATTCGATGGGTTCCGACACAACGGAGGCAGCAATTATGGATTTGGAGGAACTCGTGAGTAAAATTAAATGGCTGAAAGGGCTGCTCGAGTTTGGGAGACCCCCCGTTGCTAAGCGTACATGGAAGTTCGTTGAGCATCATACATCTTCCGGAAATGAATGATTGGACGGTTTCAAAACATCAGAGTTGTCATTCCATAGCTCTCGAGAAATTTTGAGGTTTGAAGCTTCAACGCTTATTGCACGTTCCATAGTTTAGGAAGCCGCGCTGACATGAAGTTTGCACGCATCCCATGTTGATGTTTCAGGTGAATGGAACCGATGAGGGGATGAGGGCTTTCACGCCCTGCTGCTGCAAGGCCTAGTGTGATACCAGCAAAGCGAAAGGTGATAATCCGGCTTCCCTCAGGTATGACTTAGGGATGCTCCGATGAGCATTTCCGAGTGTTGATGGATCGATGACATTGCATAAAGTGTACAAGTTCAACTGACGAAATCGCTTTTTGTaacattttccattttttttctgtCTATGTTCTTGCTCGTGCCCGGATCCGGATAGAGAATGGGCACGGCTCCCCCTCTCCCTTCCCTGTTCTACCGACCAAATAGGCCGGCCGTTCTATTGATGGATCGGATTACATGCATCGACCAAAGTGTACATGTTCAACTGGCTCAACCGCATTTTGTAACATTTTCGATTTTCTTTTATGTTCCTGCTCGTGCCAGGATAGAGAATGGGCACGACTCCCCCTCTCCCTGTTCTACCCGTCCAAATAGGCCGGCCGTTCTTATAGCCAATGTTTAGTTCACCTGAACTAGAAGCTTTGTATAGAGATGTGAAAAATGGGAGCAATTCAAATTTTGACATTGTTAATTCTTCAAGaaattttaacctttttaaaatttattttgatgtctttGAGACAAGATTTTCGCTGGGGTGAGAGGAGGTAttcaagatataaaaataataatttaagccAAACAACAATATAcggaaaaacttaaaaaaaaaaattgaaaaaaatttgtCACGCCCACctaattttaaaaacttgaagGACTATCACTTAATTGGATAACTTATTTGTTCTTTTTAATCCAACGTTTCTTTTTTCTGAGGTATTGTAGGTGGTGTTATCTTTCGTTTCTGTTGGAGGATATTTTCAGGCTTGAATTCGTGATCTTCTAGTTATACGATAATAACTTTAAATTGAAGggataaatataaaaagatatctCAAAAATCTTTGGCACTTTGgttgatttatataatttaatattctTGAAAAATGGTCTAATATACCCTTCAGTTAAAAATGGTCATTTAATAATAAGggtattattaaaaaaatatatatatatattttttgatttgatCAATGAAACAACTAATGGaataattaaattgaaacaaatattttagaaaaaagagtcaactaaaatgaaacgaagAATGTACCATTAAAGATATTAGGAAGTAAAATTatgtcatattttttcttttacacgTTTTTCgagaaaacattaattaaaatgattgttttgattattttacttttagttatatttttcCGATGAAAATGTTTGTAGTTTTCGCGAATAAttactataaattttttttcataagtcGATTTGATTTACTCGTTCATAAAGTTATTTTTCAGGCACAAAAATCAACTCTAACAAAGCGATAATAGCCAATTTT
Proteins encoded in this window:
- the LOC107868457 gene encoding uncharacterized protein LOC107868457 isoform X2, with the translated sequence MSKKYDLPFKARQFAEALSFENGFRGAWFRCKIHKISFRRGHWNALLEFFDYPDEKLTWTKLYQYPPYNVGKSKEKMQLMLRPQYPSVKLKIEISDISSVSEATVVSDGNWQAGDLVDWWANGCYWSGRLIKLLGSNEAEDGDGVRQCARLIQPVNLAFGRFPAVEIHSMSDGRTGSSSDLSFATHSSASLSPVSDKKTDFKTTELAERPPISDLPKKSRSCSHTGDESAKESSSSDKDASSCIGVDPAKASAEPTDNFNYSSCPFKKCRTSDQNQLHSMGSDTTEAAIMDLEELVSKIKWLKGLLEFGRPPVAKRTWKFVEHHTSSGNE